Part of the Leptotrichia massiliensis genome, ATGTTTACGGCGAATGCGGCGGATTTAACTTACAATGGGCCTGGACTTCTGGATATTTTTTAGGAAAAAATCTTTAAAAAAAATACTAAATGTTGCTAAATTAAATATATTAATAATAAATTTTATAAATTATTTACTTTTAACTCCCTTGCTAAAATAGATTTATAGCAAATTTACTATTTAAAATGAAAAATAATGCTAAAAACTTTTAAAAACAACTAAACTAATTAAGGAGAAAAATGATTAGAATAAATAATATAAAAATGCCTGTAAAACACAACGAAAATGATTTAAAAAAAACAGTTTACAAACTTTACAAAATCAATGAGAATGAAGTAAAATCATTTGAAATAGCAGGACAGGCGATTGATGCCAGAAAAAAAGATAATGTTGTATTTGTTTATGCAGTCGATATTTCTTTTAATTTTGATGAGGAAATAGAAAAGAAAAGATTTGAAAATGTGAAAAATGTGCGTAAAATTGAGAAAAAGCCTTATTCTATGGAAAAAATTGAGAACTTTACAGAAAATGAAAATGTGAAGCGTCCAGTTGTTGTGGGTAGCGGTCCTGCTGGAATTTTTGCTGGACTTGTGCTTGCCGAAGCTGGATTAAAGCCAATTATCATTGAGCAGGGAAAAAATGTAGATGAGCGTGAAAAAGATGTATATAATTTTTTCAAAACTGGAAAACTTGATAAATATTCAAATGTACAGTTTGGAGAAGGAGGAGCTGGAACATTTTCAGATGGGAAACTAAACACGAATACAAATAATTTTCGGATTCAGAAGGTTTATGATGAATTAATTCTCGCTGGTGCTGATCCCAAAATCAACTATATGTCAAAGCCCCACATTGGAACCGATAAATTAATTGAAATAATGCGTAAAATCAGGCATAAAATCGAAAGCCTTGGAGGAGAGTACCGTTTTAGCACAAAACTTGTAAAAATAAATTATGAAAAATCTAATTTTGAAAATAACAAAATAAAAAGCATTTTAGTTAAAAATGTGGAAAATTCTGATGAAAATAAAATTTATGAAATTCCAACAAATATTGTAGTTTTGGCAATTGGACATAGTGCAAGGGATACTTTCTTTATGCTGAACGAAGAAAATGTTGCAATGGAACGGAAAACTTTTTCGGTAGGAGTCCGAATTGAGCATCTTCAAAGTATGATAAATTACTCGCAATATGGAAAATTTGCTGATAAATTGCCAGCCGCAGAATACAAATTAAATGTAAAGACAAGCAATGGACGTGGAGTTTATACTTTCTGTATGTGTCCTGGAGGTGTCGTTGTCCCATCTTCAAGTGAAGAAGGCAGACTTGTCGTAAATGGAATGAGTTATTCACAAAGAGATTTGGAAAATGCAAATTCAGCAATTTTGGTAAATGTATTTCCCGAAGATTTTCCAGGAGAAAGTGT contains:
- a CDS encoding NAD(P)/FAD-dependent oxidoreductase, whose translation is MIRINNIKMPVKHNENDLKKTVYKLYKINENEVKSFEIAGQAIDARKKDNVVFVYAVDISFNFDEEIEKKRFENVKNVRKIEKKPYSMEKIENFTENENVKRPVVVGSGPAGIFAGLVLAEAGLKPIIIEQGKNVDEREKDVYNFFKTGKLDKYSNVQFGEGGAGTFSDGKLNTNTNNFRIQKVYDELILAGADPKINYMSKPHIGTDKLIEIMRKIRHKIESLGGEYRFSTKLVKINYEKSNFENNKIKSILVKNVENSDENKIYEIPTNIVVLAIGHSARDTFFMLNEENVAMERKTFSVGVRIEHLQSMINYSQYGKFADKLPAAEYKLNVKTSNGRGVYTFCMCPGGVVVPSSSEEGRLVVNGMSYSQRDLENANSAILVNVFPEDFPGESVLAGVEFQRKLEEKAFELGGKDYKAPIQLFGDFVNNKISTKLGKVKPSYLAGYKFANLNEIFPQFINDSIKEGITLMDKKIKGFANYDAILSGVESRSSSPVKIPRNERFFSNIEGLMPCGEGAGYAGGIMSAAVDGIKCAEYVIEYFLENLLS